A DNA window from Jaculus jaculus isolate mJacJac1 chromosome 1, mJacJac1.mat.Y.cur, whole genome shotgun sequence contains the following coding sequences:
- the C1H10orf82 gene encoding uncharacterized protein C10orf82 homolog, producing MECPETFMRKVPITPGYSGFVPWLSCQETSSEDHMNPCVQAFQERTQRYKDQMQELNCLVANAPKLKPICSEDTVLRVLHEYARKYHPLTLECKYIKKPLHEPPIPGWAGYLPRARVTELGCATRYTVTAQKCYMDFLDLVERAKRAQLKPYELNTYGVSSAQPPDPSPKVSQQQGLPSTYPDFSVPGRSCPSLGRSPSEDQKAPKPCGCAQWPNVSCNRNFLEPRTSAEN from the exons GTTTCGTGCCATGGCTCAGCTGCCAGGAAACCTCCAGCGAAGACCACATGAATCCATGTGTGCAAGCCTTCCAGGAGAGAACCCAGCGATACAAAGACCAGATGCAGGAACTAAACTGCTTAGTGGCCAACGCCCCAAAACTGAAGCCCATCTGTTCGGAGGACACAGTCCTGCGGGTACTGCATGAGTATGCCCGGAAGTACCACCCCTTGACTCTAG AATGCAAGTACATCAAGAAACCTCTCCATGAGCCCCCCATCCCAGGCTGGGCAGGATACCTACCCAGAGCCAGGGTCACTGAATTAGGCTGTGCTACAAGGTACACGGTCACAGCCCAGAAGTGCTACATGGACTTCCTGGACCTCGTGGAGCGGGCCAAGAGGGCACAACTGAAGCCATATGAGTTGAA TACGTATGGGGTCAGCTCCGCTCAGCCTCCTGATCCTTCTCCAAAAGTTTCACAGCAACAAGGGCTCCCGTCTACCTACCCCGATTTCTCTGTACCAG GTAGAAGCTGCCCTTCTCTTGGAAGATCCCCGAGTGAGGACCAAAAAGCTCCGAAGCCATGTGGCTGTGCTCAGTGGCCGAATGTGTCCTGCAACCGGAACTTTCTAGAGCCACGGACCTCTGCAGAGAACTAG
- the LOC101603000 gene encoding pancreatic lipase-related protein 2, translating to MLPSWTVISLLLASVQGLEICYGKLGCFSNEKPWAGTVQRPLKILPWSPEDIRTRFLLYTNENPKSYQVINATDPATIKASNFQVGHKTRFIIHGFIDKGDQNWLRDMCQKMFQVEKVNCICVDWRHGSRTTYTQAAYNTRVVGAEIAFFLQVLWTELGYNPEDVHLIGHSLGAHVAGEAGRRLEGHLGRITGLDPAEPYFQGVPEEVRLDPSDAMFVDVIHTDIAPIFPYLGFGMSQKVGHLDFFPNGGETMPGCQKNALSTIVDIDGLWEGMSNFAACNHLRSYKYYASSILNPDGFLGYPCASYQEFQENGCFPCPSEGCPKMGHYADQFKGKNNAVEQTFFLNTGDSGNFTRWRYKVSVTLSGKKELSGHIWIALYGSNGNSKQYEIFKGTLKPEARHVRGIDVDLNVGEIQKVKFLWNNRAVNLFHPKLGASQITVQSGGNGKEYRFCSSDTMAEDVLQSLYPC from the exons ATGCTGCCTTCGTGGACCGTCATCAGCCTGCTGCTGGCCAGCGTTCAAG ggctggagatctGCTATGGGAAACTTGGCTGTTTTTCCAACGAAAAGCCTTGGGCAGGGACAGTTCAGAGGCCTTTGAAGATACTACCCTGGTCCCCCGAGGACATCCGTACCCGCTTTCTTCTGTACACAAATGAAAATCCAAAAAGCTACCAA GTGATTAATGCCACTGACCCAGCCACCATCAAGGCTTCCAACTTCCAAGTGGGTCACAAGACACGATTCATTATCCATGGTTTCATAGACAAAGGGGACCAGAACTGGCTGCGGGACATGTGCCAG AAAATGTTTCAAGTGGAGAAGGTGAATTGCATTTGCGTGGACTGGAGGCACGGGTCCCGGACCACATACACCCAAGCCGCCTACAACACTCGTGTGGTTGGGGCGGAGATCGCTTTCTTCCTTCAAGTACTGTGG ACAGAGCTGGGATACAATCCCGAGGACGTGCACCTCATTGGCCACAGCCTGGGAGCGCACGTGGCCGGGGAGGCGGGCCGGAGGCTGGAGGGTCACCTGGGCAGAATCACAG GCCTGGACCCGGCAGAGCCTTACTTCCAGGGCGTGCCCGAAGAGGTGCGGCTGGACCCATCCGACGCCATGTTTGTGGACGTGATTCACACCGATATTGCTCCCATATTCCCTTACCTAG GTTTTGGAATGAGCCAAAAGGTGGGCCATCTGGATTTCTTTCCaaatgggggagagacaatgccAGGATGTCAGAAAAATGCCCTTTCGACCATCGTTGACATCGATGGACTGTGGGAAG GAATGAGCAACTTTGCGGCTTGCAACCACCTCCGGAGCTACAAGTATTACGCCAGCAGTATCCTCAACCCTGATGGCTTTCTGGGCTATCCCTGTGCCTCCTACCAGGAGTTTCAGGAG AATGGCTGTTTCCCTTGCCCATCTGAAGGATGCCCCAAGATGGGGCACTATGCTGACCAATTTAAGGGGAAAAACAATGCCGTGGAACAGACCTTTTTTCTGAACACAGGAGACAGTGGTAACTTTACTC GTTGGAGGTACAAAGTGTCCGTCACGCTGTCTGGAAAGAAGGAACTGAGTGGCCACATCTGGATTGCTCTGTACGGAAGTAATGGGAACTCAAAACAATATGAGATTTTCAA GGGAACTCTCAAGCCAGAAGCAAGGCACGTGCGTGGCATTGATGTGGACCTCAACGTTGGAGAAATCCAGAAGGTCAAGTTCCTGTGGAACAACAGAGCAGTGAATCTCTTCCATCCAAAGCTGGGGGCTTCCCAAATCACAGTGCAAAGTGGGGGAAATGGGAAAGA GTATCGTTTCTGTAGCAGCGACACCATGGCAGAAGACGTCTTGCAGTCCCTTTACCCTTGCTGA